In Theropithecus gelada isolate Dixy chromosome 13, Tgel_1.0, whole genome shotgun sequence, one DNA window encodes the following:
- the ACTR1B gene encoding beta-centractin: MESYDIIANQPVVIDNGSGVIKAGFAGDQIPKYCFPNYVGRPKHMRVMAGALEGDLFIGPKAEEHRGLLTIRYPMEHGVVRDWNDMERIWQYVYSKDQLQTFSEEHPVLLTEAPLNPSKNREKAAEVFFETFNVPALFISMQAVLSLYATGRTTGVVLDSGDGVTHAVPIYEGFAMPHSIMRVDIAGRDVSRYLRLLLRKEGVDFHTSAEFEVVRTIKERACYLSINPQKDEALETEKVQYTLPDGSTLDVGPARFRAPELLFQPDLVGDESEGLHEVLAFAIHKSDMDLRRTLFANIVLSGGSTLFKGFGDRLLSEVKKLAPKDVKIKISAPQERLYSTWIGGSILASLDTFKKMWVSKKEYEEDGSRAIHRKTF, translated from the exons GGTTCGGGGGTGATTAAAGCCGGCTTTGCAGGAGACCAGATTCCCAAATACTGTTTCCCAAACTA TGTCGGGCGGCCCAAGCACATGCGGGTGATGGCTGGAGCCCTGGAGGGGGACCTCTTCATCGGACCAAAAGCAGAG GAGCACCGGGGGCTGCTGACCATCCGCTACCCCATGGAGCACGGCGTGGTGCGAGACTGGAATGACATGGAACGCATCTGGCAGTACGTCTACTCGAAGGACCAGCTGCAGACCTTCTCAGAGGAG CATCCTGTGCTCCTCACGGAGGCCCCGCTCAACCCAAGTAAGAACCGGGAGAAGGCGGCAGAGGTGTTCTTTGAGACCTTCAACGTGCCGGCACTGTTCATCTCCATGCAGGCTGTGCTCAGTCT GTACGCAACGGGACGCACGACAGGAGTGGTTCTAGACTCGGGGGACGGGGTCACTCACGCCGTGCCCATCTATGAGGGCTTTGCCATGCCTCACTCCATCATGCGGGTGGACATTGCCGGCCGCGACGTCTCCCGCTACCTCCGACTCCTGCTGCGCAAGGAAGGGGTTGACTTCCATACCTCGGCTGAGTTTGAGGTTGTCCGGACAATCAAAGAG CGAGCCTGCTACCTGTCCATCAACCCGCAGAAGGATGAGGCTCTGGAGACGGAGAAGGTGCAGTACACGTTGCCAGACGGCAGCACGCTCGAT GTGGGGCCTGCCCGATTCCGGGCCCCCGAGCTGCTGTTCCAGCCGGACCTTGTAGGGGATGAGAGTGAGGGGCTCCATGAGGTGCTGGCCTTCGCCATACACAAGTCCGACATGGACCTGCGTCGGACACTGTTCGCCAACATCGTGCTCTCGGGTGGCTCGACGCTTTTCAAAG GCTTCGGAGACCGATTACTCAGTGAAGTGAAGAAGCTTGCTCCAAAGGATGTCAAAATCAAG ATCTCAGCCCCGCAGGAACGGCTGTACTCCACGTGGATTGG CGGCTCCATCCTGGCTTCGCTGGACACTTTTAAGAAGATGTGGGTGTCCAAAAAGGAGTATGAAGAGGATGGCTCCCGTGCTATTCATCGCAAAACCTTCTAG
- the LOC112604612 gene encoding cytochrome c oxidase subunit 5B, mitochondrial, whose protein sequence is MRSFRPRHRRESGRARGLGGSGKRTGRRKKPAPGSSSCLRSLFPELLLLVEDAMASRLLRGAGALAAQALRVRGPSGVAAVRSVATGGGIPTDDEQATGLEREVMLAARKGLDPYNILPPKGTSGTKEDPNLVPSVTNKRIVGCICEEDNTSVIWFWLHEGEAQRCPRCGAHYRLVPHRLAH, encoded by the exons ATGCGCAGTTTCCGTCCCCGCCACCGTCGTGAGAGTGGGCGGGCTCGAGGGCTGGGAGGAAGCGGAAAGCGGACCGGGAGGAGAAAGAAGCCCGCCCCCGGAAGTTCCTCCTGTCTCCGCAGCTTGTTCCCGGAACTGCTGCTGCTAGTCGAGGACGCGATGGCTTCAAGGTTACTTCGCGGAGCTGGAGCGCTGGCCGCGCAGGCCCTGAGGGTTCGCGGCCCCAGTGGCGTGGCTGCGGTGCGCTCCGTGGCAACTGGAG GTGGTATTCCCACCGATGACGAGCAGGCGACTGGGTTGGAGAGGGAGGTCATGCTGGCTGCAAGGAAGGGACTG gacccATACAATATACTGCCCCCAAAGGGAACTTCAGGCACCAAGGAAGACCCTAATTTAGTTCCCTCCGTCACCAACAAGAGAATAGTGGGCTGCATCT gtGAAGAGGACAATACCAGCGTCATCTGGTTTTGGCTGCATGAAGGCGAGGCCCAGCGATGCCCCCGCTGTGGAGCCCATTACAGGCTGGTGCCCCACCGGCTGGCACACTGA